Proteins encoded together in one Leishmania infantum JPCM5 genome chromosome 20 window:
- a CDS encoding putative glutaredoxin, whose product MNQALDPARAPQFLDSMLRRNRIVLISATYCQFSTKLKMLLIELKHRFVSLEIDIIPNGREVFQEVVARTGVHTVPQVFLNGKYLGGYDDLIALYHKRELSETLEKR is encoded by the coding sequence ATGAATCAAGCCCTAGACcctgcacgtgcgccgcAGTTCCTGGACtcgatgctgcgccgcaacCGCATCGTGCTCATCTCCGCCACCTACTGCCAGTTCTCCACCAAGCTGAAGATGTTGCTGATTGAGCTGAAGCACCGCTTTGTCTCGCTGGAGATCGACATCATTCCCAACGGGCGAGAGGTTTTTCAGGAGGTGGTAGCCCGCACCGGCGTGCACACAGTGCCGCAGGTGTTCCTCAACGGTAAGTACCTTGGCGGATACGACGACCTCATCGCGCTCTACCACAAGAGAGAGCTCTCCGAGACTCTGGAGAAGCGGTGA